In a single window of the Deinococcus aetherius genome:
- a CDS encoding S1 RNA-binding domain-containing protein → MVQLDPGAVVEGRVTRVTDFGAFVQFENGETGLVHISQIAHSFVRNIHDHVREGENVEVKVLGRDERGRLDLSIKELLEEPEEIPRPRAIGRQSPQFEAKLRSFMRDAKERGGGGGGGGKKGPATSKRKK, encoded by the coding sequence TTGGTGCAGCTTGACCCCGGCGCGGTCGTCGAGGGCCGTGTCACGCGCGTCACCGACTTCGGTGCGTTTGTCCAGTTCGAGAACGGCGAGACCGGCCTCGTCCACATCTCGCAGATCGCGCACTCCTTCGTGCGGAACATCCACGACCACGTCCGCGAAGGCGAGAACGTGGAGGTCAAGGTGCTGGGCCGCGACGAGCGGGGCCGCCTCGACCTCTCCATCAAGGAGCTGCTGGAAGAACCCGAGGAGATCCCGCGCCCCCGCGCCATCGGCCGCCAGAGCCCCCAATTCGAGGCCAAGCTGCGCTCCTTCATGCGCGACGCCAAGGAACGTGGCGGCGGTGGTGGTGGCGGCGGCAAGAAGGGCCCCGCGACCTCCAAGCGCAAGAAGTAG
- a CDS encoding septum site-determining protein MinC: protein MKLRGTLGGLNLLLEPGDTASGVSHALASRAELLGSNVTIEIQGDTDPAALETALGAIRAAGGTLGRVRAPRVTVPSAPGDDGSARTVILPHGVRAGFRGEYRGSVVVLGDVNPGAEIVAGGDVIVMGALRGVVHAGYGGNADAIVWARPIASAQIRIGDAVARAPEGSSLSNMRRLDGHEGAEQARLQDGVIVIDAHR from the coding sequence ATGAAGCTTCGCGGCACGCTCGGCGGTCTCAATCTCCTCCTCGAACCGGGCGACACGGCCTCCGGCGTCTCGCACGCCCTCGCCTCCCGCGCGGAGCTGCTGGGCTCCAACGTGACCATCGAGATTCAGGGGGACACCGATCCCGCCGCGCTGGAGACGGCCCTGGGCGCCATCCGGGCGGCGGGCGGCACCCTGGGCCGGGTCCGCGCCCCCCGCGTGACGGTCCCCAGCGCCCCGGGCGACGACGGCAGCGCCCGCACGGTGATCCTGCCGCACGGCGTCCGGGCGGGCTTCCGGGGCGAGTACCGGGGCAGCGTGGTGGTCCTCGGGGACGTGAACCCCGGCGCCGAGATCGTGGCGGGCGGCGACGTGATCGTCATGGGCGCCCTGCGCGGGGTCGTCCACGCGGGGTACGGCGGGAACGCCGACGCCATCGTGTGGGCCCGCCCCATCGCCAGCGCGCAAATCCGCATCGGCGACGCCGTGGCCCGCGCCCCCGAGGGCAGCAGCCTGAGCAACATGCGGCGGCTCGACGGCCACGAGGGGGCGGAGCAGGCGAGGCTCCAGGACGGGGTGATCGTGATCGACGCGCACCGGTGA